TGCTCAGCAGTTCAAAAGAACATGTGACATTTGGCGACGATACCGATAACATTGACATAATCAGGAAGGTAAACTGCCCGGTCTGGATCGTGCCGGAAGGAATTACCTACAAACCTTTTTCAGAGATACTCTATGCAACCGATTACCATGAAGAGGATATCCCGAATCTGAAGATGCTTGCAAAATTTGCATCCAGGTTCCCCGCAAGTATTACTGCTGTCCACATAACCTCCAGCGCCGGTTTCGAAGAGAGGGTAAAAGGTGAGGGTTTTGCAGCAATGTTAAAGAAGGAGACCGGCTACAATATGATCTCCCTGAAAGTTCTGCAGGAGACCAGCGG
The nucleotide sequence above comes from Marinilabiliales bacterium. Encoded proteins:
- a CDS encoding universal stress protein, yielding LSSSKEHVTFGDDTDNIDIIRKVNCPVWIVPEGITYKPFSEILYATDYHEEDIPNLKMLAKFASRFPASITAVHITSSAGFEERVKGEGFAAMLKKETGYNMISLKVLQETSGEPLVDELHDFALMMDADLIVLLRENRGFIDRLMHGSRSEKIARQTRLPVLIYNEER